A genomic segment from Verrucomicrobiia bacterium encodes:
- the purD gene encoding phosphoribosylamine--glycine ligase — MKILAIGSGGREHAIVWKLAQSPHVTQLWCAPGNAGIEMERLASNGAPVQRVAIGAEDLNGLLAFASDHRPALTVVGPDNPLALGVVDLFQKNGFRIWGPNQKAAQFESSKAFSQRFMEQHGIPTARSGIFSDAPSAKRFTAELKGRCAVKADGLALGKGVLICNTIQEADRAVDEILVSKSFGAAGSRIVIQELLEGIEISLHAICDGRTARMFPTSQDHKRALDNDEGLNTGGMGTYSPTPFLDDGQLADTARKILDPWLRGCAAEGIDFRGILYPGIMITAQGPKVLEFNARFGDPETQVYLSRLQTDLVELLEASVDGTLDKLELKWSPQSSVCVVMASGGYPGSYAQGKRIDGIDSANALPNTKVFHAGTTLRDNQVVTSGGRVLGVTALGADLGAAQRAAYAAVERIRFEGAQFRRDIAGKGIRKG, encoded by the coding sequence ATGAAAATTCTGGCCATTGGCTCGGGCGGACGCGAACACGCGATCGTCTGGAAGCTCGCGCAGTCGCCGCACGTCACACAACTGTGGTGCGCGCCCGGAAACGCCGGGATTGAAATGGAACGCCTCGCCAGCAACGGCGCACCTGTGCAACGCGTCGCGATCGGCGCCGAGGATCTCAACGGGCTTCTGGCGTTCGCCTCCGACCATCGACCCGCGTTGACAGTCGTCGGTCCCGACAACCCGCTGGCTCTCGGCGTGGTGGATCTCTTTCAAAAGAATGGATTCCGGATTTGGGGGCCCAACCAGAAGGCTGCGCAGTTTGAATCTTCGAAGGCGTTCTCGCAGCGCTTCATGGAACAGCACGGAATCCCGACCGCCCGTTCCGGGATCTTCTCCGATGCTCCTTCCGCGAAACGCTTCACCGCCGAACTGAAGGGGCGCTGCGCCGTAAAGGCGGATGGACTGGCGCTCGGAAAGGGCGTTCTCATCTGCAACACCATTCAGGAAGCTGACCGTGCCGTGGATGAAATCCTCGTAAGCAAAAGTTTCGGGGCCGCGGGATCCAGGATCGTCATCCAGGAACTGCTCGAAGGAATAGAGATTTCGCTGCACGCGATCTGCGACGGCCGGACGGCGCGGATGTTCCCGACATCCCAGGATCACAAGCGCGCCCTCGACAACGACGAGGGACTGAATACGGGGGGCATGGGAACCTATTCCCCCACCCCATTTCTCGATGACGGCCAACTGGCAGACACCGCGCGAAAAATTCTGGATCCGTGGCTGCGCGGCTGTGCGGCGGAAGGAATCGATTTTCGCGGCATTCTGTATCCGGGGATCATGATCACAGCCCAAGGGCCGAAGGTCCTGGAATTCAATGCCCGTTTTGGCGATCCAGAAACGCAGGTCTATCTCTCCCGTTTGCAAACCGACCTGGTCGAATTGCTTGAAGCATCAGTGGACGGAACGCTGGACAAACTTGAATTGAAGTGGAGTCCGCAGTCGAGCGTGTGCGTCGTCATGGCGAGCGGCGGTTACCCGGGCAGTTACGCGCAAGGCAAGCGCATTGACGGCATCGACTCCGCGAACGCTCTGCCGAACACAAAGGTTTTTCATGCGGGAACAACCTTGCGCGACAATCAAGTGGTCACCAGCGGCGGACGCGTCCTGGGCGTCACTGCGCTTGGCGCGGACCTCGGTGCGGCCCAAAGGGCTGCGTATGCCGCGGTGGAACGCATCCGCTTCGAAGGCGCGCAATTTCGACGCGACATCGCAGGGAAGGGCATCAGGAAGGGTTGA
- a CDS encoding AarF/UbiB family protein yields MKLGPHYLKRYKDIAVLFGKYGQPGLISKFGIETNGDAGPGNADANDLPNDLERLGPTFVKVGQLLSSRADLLPERYLKSLARLQDKVKPFSYREVELIVEEELGTKISKAFSFFDHEPLAAASLGQVHRAALHDGRPVVVKIQRPGIQKQIEEDFAALAEIARLMQRHTDFGRRYQLDKVLNEFATTIAHELDYRREAANLEAVAENMREFPRIRIPRPVNDYTTHKVLTMDYIEGTKVTELSPLTRLDIDGNALAEEVFKAYLKQVLNDGTFHADPHPGNVFLTSDHNIALLDMGMVGHTTPVLQEHLLKLLLAISEGDSDTAGDVAIRISATTEHFDEPQFRHKISHLIAEQQNSKLHELDLGRALLELTRTAGETGLYVPIELTLLGKTLLQLDQIGQILAPDFDPTESIRRNASQLLNRRMKSSMSEGKIYASLLDAKQFLGALPSRLNKILDALGNAELNVKVKPVETQFLVEAAQKVANRITTGLILAALIVGAALLMQVQTTFQIMGYPGLAIICFMAAAFGGAWLVLNILWQDHKSKQRNRR; encoded by the coding sequence ATGAAACTCGGACCACACTACCTCAAGCGCTACAAGGACATCGCAGTACTCTTCGGCAAATATGGCCAGCCTGGTTTGATTTCAAAGTTCGGCATTGAAACTAACGGGGACGCCGGGCCTGGAAATGCCGATGCCAATGACCTTCCGAATGACCTGGAACGCCTGGGCCCGACCTTTGTAAAAGTCGGGCAATTACTTTCCAGCCGTGCGGACTTGCTGCCTGAACGGTATCTCAAGTCACTCGCGCGGTTGCAGGACAAAGTGAAGCCTTTCTCCTACCGGGAGGTGGAACTCATCGTTGAGGAGGAACTCGGCACCAAAATCTCCAAGGCATTTTCATTCTTTGATCACGAGCCGCTTGCCGCAGCATCGCTCGGCCAGGTGCATCGCGCCGCACTGCACGATGGGCGTCCCGTGGTGGTAAAAATCCAACGGCCGGGAATCCAGAAGCAGATCGAGGAGGACTTCGCAGCGCTCGCAGAGATCGCGCGGCTGATGCAGCGGCATACGGATTTCGGACGGCGTTATCAGCTGGACAAGGTGTTGAACGAATTCGCGACCACCATCGCGCACGAGCTCGATTATCGGCGCGAGGCTGCCAACCTGGAGGCTGTTGCGGAAAACATGCGTGAGTTCCCGCGAATCCGCATTCCACGGCCGGTCAACGATTACACGACGCACAAGGTGCTGACGATGGATTACATCGAAGGCACCAAGGTGACGGAATTAAGCCCGCTCACGCGGTTGGACATCGACGGCAACGCACTCGCGGAGGAAGTATTCAAGGCTTATCTCAAGCAGGTCCTGAACGACGGAACCTTCCACGCCGATCCGCACCCGGGCAATGTGTTTCTCACGTCCGATCACAACATCGCTCTTCTGGACATGGGAATGGTGGGACATACGACGCCCGTGTTGCAGGAACACCTGCTCAAGCTGCTGCTGGCAATCAGCGAAGGTGATAGCGACACGGCGGGCGATGTTGCCATTCGCATCAGCGCCACGACCGAACACTTCGACGAGCCGCAATTCCGGCACAAGATCAGCCATTTGATTGCGGAACAGCAGAATAGCAAGCTGCATGAACTGGACCTGGGCCGCGCGCTCCTGGAATTAACGCGGACAGCCGGGGAGACAGGCTTGTACGTGCCGATTGAGCTTACGCTGCTCGGGAAGACATTGCTGCAGCTGGATCAAATCGGCCAAATTCTGGCTCCAGATTTTGATCCCACCGAATCGATTCGCCGCAATGCCAGCCAGCTGCTGAATCGGCGGATGAAGTCATCGATGAGCGAGGGAAAGATCTACGCGTCTCTCCTGGATGCAAAACAATTCCTGGGTGCACTGCCGTCGCGGCTCAACAAAATCCTCGACGCACTTGGCAACGCCGAATTGAACGTGAAGGTGAAGCCCGTGGAAACGCAGTTCCTGGTGGAAGCGGCGCAGAAGGTCGCAAACCGGATCACAACGGGCTTGATTCTCGCCGCGCTCATTGTGGGCGCAGCGCTCCTGATGCAGGTGCAGACCACATTCCAGATCATGGGCTATCCAGGCTTGGCCATTATCTGTTTTATGGCGGCTGCGTTCGGCGGAGCGTGGCTCGTGCTCAACATTCTCTGGCAGGATCACAAGAGCAAGCAGCGCAATCGCAGGTAA
- the polA gene encoding DNA polymerase I yields MAKKLFLLDGMALVYRAHFALIARPIFNSKGINTSALYGFTQTILDILGKQQPTHLAVAMDTEAPTPRHTVYPDYKATRQTMPEDLSAALPHVRRMLEALRIPLLECDGYEADDIVGTLARKAEKQGFQTYMVTPDKDFGQLVDENTFLYKPSRSGEGVEILGVAEIQQRWGIQKPEQVIDVLALMGDSSDNIPGVPGIGEKTAIKLIGEFGTVEALLERTAELKGRVRETLEKNRELALLSKQLVTILCDAPCAYELEELKLRPPDEEAVKAMCVEFEFNSIGRRLFGDDFKAGRGFAPPPATNAPAHKRKAPEADLVGGTAEDDRGEVLVDEPAPAINRAELKKLADVSHDYRIVPVGELDSLLARLAAADVLGFKTLTCGGDPKEAVLEGLAFSFKPHEALFVRLPNGKEQAAAVLGRFRSVLANERSIKVGHNLKFDLSVLKWHGMEVRGRLFDPMVAHSLIEPDTRHALDFLSEAFLGYTPSTAAAAGQEEQLTLGEDPSERLAERAMEAADLALQLRAVLEPLLEKKGQHQVFYDIEAPLIPVLVQMEHEGIRIDHGALNEFAAHLSAEMNALEKSICEAAGREFNLNSTRQLGEVLFDVLKVCEKPKKTRTGQYATDEQTLMALAPEHEVVQRLLEYRAASKLKSTYADALPQTVWPATGRIHTTYNQVATATGRLNSQNPNLQNIPIRTDKGQEIRRAFVPRDRDHALLSADYSQIELRIIAALSQEAGLLEAFRTGVDVHTATAARVYGVALAGVTAEMRRKAKMVNYGIAYGISAFGLAQRLNIPRREGAEIINQYFAQFSGIREFMDRTIQFARKHGYVETVTGRRRYLRDVTSSNATVRSAAERNAINAPIQGTAADMIKVAMIRIHGELERQGLRTRMLLQVHDELVFDLHRPEEEVVVPLVRELMKTAIPLEVPIEVEVGVGETWLAAH; encoded by the coding sequence ATGGCGAAAAAGCTCTTCCTGCTGGACGGCATGGCATTGGTGTATCGGGCGCATTTCGCCCTGATCGCGCGCCCGATCTTCAACTCCAAAGGCATCAATACATCCGCCCTTTACGGCTTCACCCAAACAATCCTGGACATCCTCGGCAAACAGCAGCCGACGCACCTCGCCGTTGCGATGGACACGGAGGCGCCGACACCGCGCCACACGGTTTATCCCGATTACAAGGCGACCCGCCAAACCATGCCTGAGGATCTGTCCGCCGCGCTGCCGCATGTGCGGCGTATGCTTGAGGCGCTGCGGATTCCGTTGCTGGAATGCGACGGATACGAAGCCGACGACATCGTGGGGACGCTCGCGCGCAAGGCGGAGAAACAGGGCTTCCAAACGTACATGGTCACGCCCGACAAGGATTTTGGGCAACTCGTCGATGAGAACACGTTCCTCTACAAGCCGTCCCGCAGCGGAGAAGGCGTGGAGATTCTTGGCGTGGCCGAAATCCAGCAGCGCTGGGGAATCCAAAAGCCCGAGCAGGTGATCGACGTTCTCGCGCTCATGGGCGATTCATCGGACAACATTCCGGGCGTTCCTGGCATCGGCGAAAAAACGGCGATCAAGCTGATTGGGGAGTTCGGCACCGTGGAAGCACTGCTGGAACGGACGGCCGAACTCAAAGGCCGCGTCCGCGAAACGCTCGAGAAGAATCGCGAGCTCGCGCTGCTGTCGAAACAGCTGGTGACGATCCTGTGCGACGCGCCGTGCGCCTATGAGCTGGAGGAATTGAAGTTGCGTCCGCCCGATGAAGAAGCGGTGAAGGCGATGTGCGTTGAGTTCGAGTTTAATTCCATTGGCCGCCGCCTGTTCGGCGATGATTTCAAAGCGGGCAGGGGATTCGCTCCGCCACCTGCGACCAATGCTCCCGCTCACAAGCGCAAAGCTCCTGAGGCGGACCTGGTGGGCGGCACCGCTGAGGATGATCGCGGCGAGGTTCTTGTTGATGAACCCGCTCCCGCAATCAACCGTGCCGAGTTGAAGAAATTGGCGGACGTTTCCCATGATTATCGGATTGTGCCCGTTGGGGAATTGGATTCGCTGCTTGCGCGTCTTGCCGCGGCGGACGTGCTCGGGTTCAAGACGCTGACCTGCGGCGGCGATCCCAAGGAGGCCGTGCTCGAGGGATTGGCATTTTCGTTCAAACCACACGAAGCGCTCTTCGTTCGTTTGCCAAACGGGAAAGAGCAGGCTGCAGCGGTTCTGGGGCGTTTTCGTTCCGTCCTGGCGAACGAGCGGTCCATCAAGGTGGGGCACAATCTCAAGTTCGACCTGAGCGTTCTCAAGTGGCACGGCATGGAGGTGCGAGGCCGATTGTTTGATCCGATGGTGGCGCACAGCCTGATCGAGCCAGACACGCGGCACGCTCTCGATTTTTTATCGGAGGCGTTTCTCGGCTACACCCCGAGCACTGCGGCGGCCGCGGGACAGGAGGAACAATTGACGCTTGGCGAGGATCCGTCAGAACGGCTGGCCGAGCGCGCGATGGAGGCGGCCGATCTCGCGTTGCAATTGCGTGCGGTTCTGGAGCCGCTGCTGGAGAAAAAAGGCCAGCACCAGGTTTTTTATGACATCGAGGCGCCCCTGATTCCCGTGCTTGTCCAGATGGAACACGAGGGGATCCGGATTGATCACGGTGCGTTGAATGAATTCGCGGCGCACTTGTCAGCGGAAATGAATGCGCTCGAGAAATCGATTTGCGAGGCGGCCGGCCGGGAGTTCAACCTGAATTCAACGCGCCAGTTGGGCGAAGTGTTGTTCGATGTGCTCAAGGTTTGCGAGAAGCCGAAGAAGACGCGCACGGGACAATACGCAACGGACGAACAGACGCTGATGGCGCTCGCGCCCGAGCATGAAGTGGTGCAGCGGCTTCTGGAATATCGCGCGGCGTCCAAATTGAAGTCGACCTATGCGGATGCGTTGCCGCAAACCGTGTGGCCCGCAACGGGGCGCATTCACACCACCTATAACCAGGTGGCGACGGCAACAGGCAGGTTGAACTCGCAGAATCCGAACCTGCAGAACATCCCGATTCGCACCGACAAGGGGCAGGAAATCCGCAGGGCATTCGTACCGCGCGATCGCGATCATGCGCTGCTTTCGGCGGACTACTCGCAGATTGAATTGCGAATCATTGCCGCGCTGAGCCAGGAAGCAGGATTGCTGGAAGCATTTCGGACTGGCGTTGACGTTCATACGGCGACTGCTGCACGCGTATATGGCGTGGCTCTCGCCGGCGTTACGGCGGAGATGCGGCGCAAGGCCAAAATGGTGAACTATGGAATTGCGTACGGCATCTCGGCCTTCGGCCTGGCGCAACGATTGAACATTCCACGACGCGAAGGCGCAGAGATCATCAACCAGTATTTCGCCCAGTTCTCGGGCATTCGGGAGTTCATGGATCGAACCATCCAATTCGCACGCAAGCACGGTTATGTTGAAACCGTGACGGGACGCCGCCGATACCTGCGCGATGTGACGTCATCCAATGCCACCGTTCGCTCCGCGGCCGAGCGGAATGCGATCAACGCGCCGATCCAGGGCACGGCGGCGGACATGATCAAGGTGGCGATGATCCGCATTCACGGGGAATTGGAGCGGCAGGGTCTTCGCACGCGCATGCTGCTGCAGGTGCATGATGAACTCGTCTTCGATCTGCATCGGCCGGAGGAAGAGGTTGTTGTTCCGCTCGTGCGCGAACTGATGAAGACGGCCATTCCGTTGGAGGTTCCGATCGAGGTTGAGGTGGGCGTCGGGGAAACGTGGCTGGCGGCACACTAA
- a CDS encoding class I SAM-dependent methyltransferase, which produces MDSLRQRITRSIAQRGVLGTIPMCWWSLCSLLRPAARRLERQREEADALFDREHGVDTGGVVRPGPEAVIGPHWAHGISYQAVDANEFAQSLARLEINPPEFTFVDYGCGKGRALLLAARLPFRKVVGVEYCRTLADTAVKNIDKVSRALPCSVIEVSVADAAVFPIPAGPLVLFFFNPFGEAVMKEVVNNVARSLFEQPRPVKVVYFTPYFARLWESAGFKRTADSPAILEWSPP; this is translated from the coding sequence ATGGATTCACTGCGGCAACGCATCACCCGTTCGATCGCACAACGTGGCGTGCTGGGCACGATTCCCATGTGCTGGTGGAGCCTCTGTTCGCTGTTGCGCCCGGCAGCAAGACGTCTCGAACGGCAGCGTGAGGAAGCCGACGCCCTCTTCGATCGCGAGCACGGCGTGGATACTGGCGGCGTCGTGCGGCCTGGTCCGGAAGCCGTGATCGGCCCCCACTGGGCCCATGGCATTTCGTATCAGGCAGTCGATGCCAATGAGTTCGCCCAATCGCTGGCGCGGTTGGAAATCAATCCCCCCGAATTCACCTTTGTAGATTACGGATGCGGCAAGGGCCGCGCCCTGTTGCTCGCGGCGAGGCTTCCCTTTCGAAAGGTCGTGGGCGTCGAGTATTGCAGGACGCTTGCAGACACCGCGGTTAAAAACATCGACAAGGTTTCTCGCGCGCTCCCGTGTTCTGTGATTGAAGTCAGCGTTGCGGATGCCGCGGTCTTTCCCATACCAGCGGGACCTCTCGTCCTGTTCTTCTTCAATCCGTTTGGCGAAGCCGTGATGAAGGAAGTGGTCAACAACGTCGCCCGTTCACTATTCGAACAGCCGCGCCCCGTGAAAGTCGTCTACTTCACACCCTACTTTGCACGCCTTTGGGAATCTGCCGGCTTTAAACGTACCGCGGATTCCCCTGCGATCCTCGAATGGAGTCCACCCTGA
- a CDS encoding type II secretion system F family protein encodes MKCFGQAEVHMSSFCYEAVDAGGLKMEGTLDVMDQGEALRRIRQMGLFPVKVAEQRQPRLKRERDATRASGRRGISFTVPLLARRRPRPRVLAVFTRQLATLVEAGLPVLRGLRTLQEQEDSPALRTVIAELGHSIESGMSLSEAMGKFPRVFNPLYLNMVRAGELGGALEITLRRLAEFMEKWQKIKGKVKAAMFYPCAVMLVAISIVTVLMVFVVPRFKQVFDGLLNGASMPKFTLLVLSVSETVKAHFVLTLAGLITAGIVFMTALRTKQGRRLFDGLKLRMPVLGPVFRKVAIARFSRTFGTLLNSGVPVLQALAVVRETAGNSVVASVIQRIHDSVKEGESITAPLRASHVFPPMVGGMVDVGEQTGALPDMLLKVADTYDDEVDNAVSSMTSLLEPILIIFLAIVVGSIVIAMFLPLISIMDGGIVTIGEGEP; translated from the coding sequence ATGAAATGCTTCGGACAAGCGGAGGTGCATATGTCGAGTTTCTGTTATGAAGCTGTCGATGCCGGCGGCTTGAAGATGGAGGGCACGCTGGATGTGATGGACCAGGGCGAGGCATTGCGCCGCATTCGCCAGATGGGATTGTTTCCCGTGAAGGTTGCCGAGCAGCGGCAGCCGCGGTTGAAACGGGAGCGAGATGCGACGCGGGCAAGCGGGAGACGCGGGATTTCGTTCACGGTTCCTTTGCTGGCGCGGCGTCGTCCCCGGCCGCGCGTCCTGGCGGTGTTCACGCGGCAGCTCGCCACATTGGTGGAAGCCGGCCTGCCTGTGCTTCGGGGTTTGCGCACCCTGCAGGAGCAGGAGGATAGTCCTGCGCTCCGAACGGTGATTGCCGAGCTGGGGCATTCGATCGAAAGCGGCATGTCGCTGTCGGAAGCGATGGGGAAGTTTCCGCGAGTTTTTAATCCGCTCTATCTCAACATGGTGCGCGCGGGCGAACTCGGCGGCGCGCTGGAAATTACATTGCGGCGGCTCGCCGAGTTCATGGAGAAGTGGCAGAAAATAAAGGGCAAGGTGAAGGCGGCGATGTTCTATCCCTGCGCAGTCATGCTGGTGGCGATCAGCATCGTCACAGTGCTGATGGTTTTCGTGGTGCCGCGATTCAAGCAGGTGTTTGATGGACTGCTGAACGGCGCATCGATGCCAAAGTTCACGCTGCTGGTGTTGAGCGTCAGCGAGACTGTGAAAGCCCATTTCGTGCTGACGCTCGCTGGCCTGATCACTGCGGGGATCGTGTTCATGACGGCTTTGCGCACAAAGCAGGGCAGGCGGTTGTTTGACGGCTTGAAACTGCGAATGCCCGTCCTCGGGCCGGTCTTTCGGAAAGTGGCGATCGCCCGCTTCAGCCGCACCTTCGGAACGCTCCTCAACAGCGGCGTTCCCGTGCTGCAGGCGCTCGCGGTTGTGCGCGAAACCGCAGGCAACAGCGTGGTGGCGTCCGTCATCCAAAGGATTCACGACAGTGTGAAGGAAGGGGAAAGCATTACGGCTCCGTTGCGCGCATCCCACGTCTTTCCGCCCATGGTCGGGGGAATGGTGGACGTGGGCGAACAAACCGGGGCATTGCCTGACATGCTGCTGAAAGTGGCGGACACCTATGACGACGAAGTAGACAACGCGGTGAGTTCGATGACGTCGCTCCTGGAACCCATCCTGATCATCTTTCTCGCCATTGTCGTGGGCAGCATTGTGATCGCGATGTTTCTGCCGCTGATCTCGATCATGGATGGCGGGATCGTCACGATCGGTGAGGGCGAACCGTAG